From the Patescibacteria group bacterium genome, one window contains:
- a CDS encoding slipin family protein: protein MSEPRKPEIDVNEILQNLKNQNPVVAQKTKSFVRWIILFIVLTNALPWLLQNSNNSFNMQDFSPLFSGFGLIALAIILLFIFIRQINQYERGVLYTFGRYSKTVEPGWRIVIPIFQSLTKVDIRVKAVDVPDQEAMTKDNVSVRINAVIYYKVKDAARAIIEVENFRNATAQLAQTTMRNVVGQVPLDDLLGQRNAVSSKIKMIVDEATDMWGIDVSNVELKDIGLNDEMKRVMGKQAEAEREKRAVIIKAEGEVASAENMAKAAKMLSSTEGALHLRTLQSINDISSDQSNTTVWMVPIEALRALERLGLKK, encoded by the coding sequence TTGTCTGAACCGCGTAAGCCCGAAATCGATGTGAATGAGATTCTGCAAAACCTGAAGAATCAGAATCCCGTCGTGGCCCAAAAGACGAAAAGTTTCGTGCGTTGGATTATTCTTTTCATCGTTCTGACGAACGCGCTGCCTTGGTTGCTTCAAAATTCCAATAACTCTTTTAATATGCAAGACTTTTCCCCACTTTTCTCCGGTTTTGGCTTAATCGCCCTGGCGATTATCTTGCTCTTTATCTTCATCCGGCAGATCAATCAGTACGAACGCGGTGTGCTCTATACTTTCGGCAGGTATTCCAAGACCGTCGAGCCGGGCTGGCGCATCGTCATTCCGATTTTCCAATCGCTGACCAAAGTCGATATCCGCGTGAAGGCGGTCGATGTGCCGGACCAGGAGGCGATGACGAAGGACAATGTTTCCGTGCGCATCAACGCAGTCATTTACTACAAAGTGAAAGACGCGGCGCGGGCGATTATCGAAGTTGAGAATTTTCGCAATGCGACCGCACAGCTCGCGCAGACGACGATGCGCAATGTCGTCGGTCAGGTGCCGCTCGACGATTTGCTGGGTCAGCGCAATGCGGTTTCTTCGAAGATAAAGATGATCGTGGACGAGGCGACCGATATGTGGGGGATTGATGTGAGCAATGTCGAGCTGAAAGATATCGGACTGAATGACGAGATGAAGCGCGTGATGGGCAAGCAGGCGGAGGCTGAACGCGAGAAGCGGGCAGTCATCATCAAGGCCGAAGGTGAAGTCGCGTCAGCCGAGAACATGGCGAAAGCCGCGAAAATGCTTTCGAGCACTGAAGGCGCGTTGCATTTGCGCACACTCCAGTCCATCAACGATATTTCCTCGGATCAATCCAATACGACAGTTTGGATGGTGCCGATCGAGGCACTGCGCGCCCTCGAAAGACTTGGTTTGAAAAAATGA
- a CDS encoding GNAT family N-acetyltransferase has translation MRLAEEADAPKVARLFRELDRDLSLGEIDDLIRDKRVVLLRKKKKTLGAFSFARIGLGIFALLYIRKLVIDKKFRGQGLGGRTLAKLRVFTRRKKAQGFFLWSRQSAKNFYLKNKLKNWWRFFWHRVD, from the coding sequence ATGCGTTTAGCCGAGGAAGCTGATGCGCCGAAGGTTGCGCGGCTTTTTCGGGAGCTGGACCGCGATTTGAGCTTGGGCGAGATTGACGATTTGATTCGTGACAAACGCGTCGTGCTTTTACGCAAGAAGAAAAAAACTTTGGGCGCCTTTTCTTTCGCGCGGATTGGTCTCGGAATTTTCGCGCTGCTTTATATCCGCAAGCTTGTCATCGACAAAAAATTTCGCGGGCAAGGTTTGGGTGGTCGCACGCTCGCCAAATTGCGCGTCTTCACACGCCGCAAAAAAGCGCAGGGATTTTTTCTCTGGTCGCGCCAATCAGCCAAAAATTTTTATCTCAAAAACAAACTTAAAAATTGGTGGCGTTTTTTTTGGCATCGAGTCGATTAA
- a CDS encoding polysaccharide pyruvyl transferase family protein: protein MPFSKIRAHSPTPKLVLIGSFGAGNVGDELILAGFLQKIRKELPRAKVVVLAGNPKLVRRFHGVDALPLLPTGLRSFWKMNWWRSLQKIRTADAIIFPGGGLFSDEESWRAVFLWGLHILVARYFWKPVYLLGQSVGPFEKKWTRKFTRFCLAKTEWIGARDAASEAELTRSGIPARKIRSGRDTALWLIARLPKMREVKKRGVLKVLVSVRDFPKIEPRFWHELARALDLLAEKKHARIFFAEFGAGDRAVWQKVRRRTKNSATWKTLTLPESAEEVLRAVKKFDLVIGMRLHSLIAAQLTGVPAVGLNYSRKIGEFTDKALSIQNFKKEQLLKSLS from the coding sequence TTGCCTTTCTCTAAAATTCGCGCGCACAGCCCCACCCCCAAATTAGTTTTGATTGGTAGTTTCGGCGCGGGCAATGTCGGCGATGAATTAATCTTGGCGGGATTTTTGCAAAAAATTCGTAAGGAATTGCCGCGAGCCAAAGTCGTCGTGCTCGCCGGCAACCCGAAATTGGTGCGCCGCTTTCACGGCGTGGACGCACTGCCGCTGCTCCCGACCGGACTGCGCAGTTTTTGGAAAATGAATTGGTGGCGCAGCCTGCAGAAAATTCGCACAGCCGACGCAATCATCTTCCCCGGCGGCGGACTTTTTTCCGACGAGGAAAGCTGGCGCGCGGTTTTTCTCTGGGGTCTGCATATTTTGGTTGCGCGTTATTTTTGGAAACCGGTTTATTTGCTCGGTCAGTCCGTCGGACCATTTGAAAAAAAATGGACGCGCAAATTCACGCGCTTTTGTCTAGCGAAAACCGAGTGGATTGGTGCGCGCGATGCCGCAAGCGAGGCGGAGCTCACGCGCAGCGGAATCCCAGCGCGCAAAATTCGCAGTGGCCGCGACACGGCGCTCTGGCTGATAGCGCGTCTGCCAAAAATGCGCGAAGTGAAAAAACGCGGTGTGCTGAAAGTTTTGGTCTCGGTGCGCGACTTTCCGAAAATTGAGCCGCGATTTTGGCATGAGCTGGCACGCGCGCTCGACCTGCTGGCTGAGAAAAAACATGCACGAATTTTCTTCGCGGAATTCGGAGCTGGCGATCGTGCCGTCTGGCAAAAAGTTCGCCGCCGCACGAAAAATTCCGCGACTTGGAAAACTCTCACATTGCCGGAGTCGGCGGAAGAAGTTTTGCGCGCAGTGAAAAAATTTGACCTCGTCATCGGCATGCGCCTGCACTCGCTCATCGCGGCACAGCTCACCGGCGTACCGGCAGTCGGGCTGAATTACTCGCGCAAGATTGGCGAATTCACCGACAAAGCGCTCTCCATCCAGAACTTCAAAAAAGAACAGCTCCTCAAAAGTTTGAGTTAA
- the thrS gene encoding threonine--tRNA ligase has product MNSKAIPDLATLRHSASHVLAAAVLEMFPDAKLGIGPAIEGGFYYDFLLPRTLIPEDLGLIEKKMQHLIKQNLKFEKYEEPIEEAENFLKKTEQILKLELVADLKQAGETKVSFYKTGNFVDLCKGPHVAGTNELKAVKLTHISGSYWRGDSDRVQLQRIYGVAFASKEELQKWEEQMREAAKRDHRELGKKLDLFSFHAAAPGAAFWHPRGKFIYDGLMNFMKRENEKRGYQEIATPIVLSSDLWKQSGHYENFKENMYFTEFEEREFAVKPMNCPGGCLLFAEKIPSYRELPIRNAEFGVVHRLELSGVLHGLLRVREFRQDDAHVFCSPEQLEAEIVKIIEYTTDVYKHFGFENYELFLATRPPKKAIGSDEVWEKSTVALEGAMRKLNLQWGVKEGEGAFYGPKIEFNVKDALGRNWQLGTCQIDFNLPERFDLNYVAADGEKHRPVMIHRAIIGSFERFFAVLLEHTAGNLPLELQPEVARIIPVAAEFLGAAEKFTAELQAKNVRVGIDRSNDSLSKKVRNGELLKIPFLLIVGEKEAQENKITVRERGEKEQATLSLAEFIKKIS; this is encoded by the coding sequence ATGAACTCCAAAGCCATTCCCGATCTCGCGACGCTGCGCCATTCCGCGAGCCATGTCCTCGCCGCCGCCGTGCTCGAAATGTTCCCCGACGCCAAGCTCGGCATCGGTCCCGCCATCGAGGGCGGTTTTTATTACGACTTTCTGCTGCCACGCACGCTGATTCCTGAGGACCTCGGACTGATTGAGAAAAAAATGCAGCACCTCATCAAACAGAATTTGAAGTTTGAGAAATACGAGGAGCCAATTGAAGAGGCGGAAAATTTTTTGAAAAAAACCGAGCAGATTTTGAAACTCGAACTCGTCGCCGATTTGAAACAAGCGGGTGAGACGAAAGTTAGTTTTTATAAAACCGGGAACTTTGTGGACTTGTGCAAAGGTCCGCATGTCGCCGGGACGAATGAACTGAAAGCGGTGAAGCTCACGCACATCTCGGGCAGCTACTGGCGCGGTGATTCCGATCGCGTCCAGCTGCAGCGAATCTATGGTGTCGCTTTCGCGAGTAAGGAGGAATTACAGAAATGGGAGGAGCAAATGCGCGAAGCCGCGAAACGCGACCACCGCGAGCTGGGGAAAAAATTGGATTTGTTTTCCTTTCACGCTGCCGCACCCGGTGCCGCCTTTTGGCATCCGCGCGGAAAATTTATTTACGACGGCTTGATGAATTTCATGAAGCGCGAAAATGAAAAACGCGGCTACCAGGAAATCGCGACGCCGATCGTGCTCTCGAGCGACCTCTGGAAGCAGTCCGGCCACTACGAGAATTTCAAGGAAAATATGTACTTCACGGAATTCGAAGAACGCGAGTTCGCCGTGAAGCCGATGAATTGTCCGGGTGGCTGCCTGCTCTTCGCGGAAAAAATTCCGAGCTACCGCGAGCTGCCGATCAGGAATGCTGAGTTCGGCGTCGTCCACCGTCTCGAGCTGTCCGGCGTCCTGCACGGTCTCCTGCGTGTACGCGAATTTCGCCAAGACGATGCGCATGTTTTTTGCTCGCCGGAACAATTGGAAGCCGAGATTGTGAAAATTATTGAATACACCACGGATGTTTACAAACATTTTGGTTTTGAAAATTACGAGCTCTTCCTCGCGACGCGCCCGCCGAAGAAAGCCATCGGTTCGGATGAAGTTTGGGAAAAATCCACCGTCGCGCTCGAAGGTGCGATGCGAAAATTAAATTTGCAGTGGGGCGTGAAAGAAGGCGAAGGTGCCTTTTACGGTCCGAAAATCGAATTCAATGTGAAAGACGCGCTCGGGCGCAATTGGCAGCTCGGTACCTGTCAGATTGATTTCAATCTGCCGGAGAGATTTGATTTGAATTATGTCGCCGCCGACGGCGAGAAACACCGTCCGGTCATGATTCACCGCGCCATCATCGGCTCGTTTGAAAGATTTTTCGCCGTCCTGCTCGAGCATACCGCTGGCAATCTCCCGCTCGAATTGCAGCCGGAAGTCGCGCGCATCATTCCCGTCGCTGCAGAATTTTTGGGAGCGGCGGAAAAATTTACAGCGGAGCTGCAAGCGAAAAATGTACGCGTCGGCATCGACCGCTCGAATGATTCGCTCTCGAAAAAAGTGCGGAATGGTGAGCTACTGAAAATTCCTTTCCTCCTCATCGTCGGCGAGAAAGAAGCGCAAGAAAATAAAATCACGGTACGCGAGCGCGGGGAAAAAGAGCAAGCCACTCTTTCGCTCGCTGAATTTATCAAAAAGATTTCGTAA
- a CDS encoding chorismate-binding protein has protein sequence MNLDELRGKIDATDAEILKLIARRQDLAAEIAAAKRATGKKVFDPAREKKLLIEKKQLAAKLGIPTDEVEKIFRALFATSRSAQSSYFELAQKLTPKKIVYREKKIQTSLSLLEIFARLRQNFETCFLLESLGEDADFSRQSFVGFAPHAVIRAEPGKLIVDGKVFAAPNPYLALKNFLPRLPRGRGFRGGLFGYLTYEATRYFEPSVEFKKDPAWPDFEFGLYFDGLIFDKKTGELKYFYLSEDRSKLLEKILAKKLKPEPKFHAKARGVNITQKDFEAKVALGQKEILAGNTFQFQFGRKSYFDLSGDRLEFYATLREVNPSPHMFYLKFGERPVGRSSKSEVRELIGSSPELIVRVENGKVENYPLAGTRKITGDKKIDAALGRELLSDAKERAEHLMLVDLGRNDVGRVSEFGSVKVPKFMQLKKFSHVQHIGSEIVGKLRKGLTAFDALATNTPVGTVSGAPKIETMKIIERLEKDPRGPYAGAVGFFSLTGDCVFAANLRSLFAAGKKATVQASAGIVADSVPRHEFGEVEKKVRGVITALEKASQRG, from the coding sequence ATGAATTTAGATGAACTTCGCGGAAAAATCGATGCGACGGATGCCGAGATTTTAAAATTAATCGCGCGCCGACAGGATCTCGCCGCCGAAATCGCCGCAGCGAAACGCGCGACCGGCAAGAAAGTTTTTGATCCGGCGCGTGAGAAAAAATTACTAATCGAAAAAAAGCAGCTCGCCGCCAAGCTCGGTATCCCGACAGACGAAGTCGAGAAAATTTTTCGCGCGCTTTTCGCGACGAGCCGCTCCGCGCAGTCGAGCTATTTCGAGCTGGCGCAGAAACTGACGCCTAAGAAAATCGTCTACCGCGAGAAAAAAATTCAGACGAGCTTGAGTTTGCTCGAAATTTTCGCGCGCCTCCGGCAGAATTTCGAAACTTGTTTTTTGCTCGAGTCGCTCGGCGAGGACGCGGATTTTTCGCGCCAGAGTTTCGTCGGCTTCGCTCCGCACGCTGTCATTCGCGCCGAACCCGGGAAGTTAATTGTCGATGGCAAAGTCTTCGCCGCGCCGAATCCCTACCTCGCGCTCAAGAATTTCTTGCCGCGCTTACCGCGCGGGCGCGGCTTCCGCGGCGGACTCTTCGGTTATCTGACTTACGAAGCGACGCGTTATTTCGAGCCGAGCGTAGAGTTCAAGAAAGATCCCGCCTGGCCGGATTTTGAGTTCGGACTTTATTTTGACGGCTTAATTTTCGATAAAAAAACGGGTGAACTGAAATATTTTTATCTGTCCGAAGACCGCTCCAAACTGCTCGAGAAAATTTTGGCGAAGAAGCTAAAACCTGAGCCGAAATTTCACGCCAAAGCGCGCGGCGTCAACATCACCCAAAAAGATTTCGAAGCGAAAGTCGCACTCGGTCAAAAGGAAATTCTCGCGGGCAATACTTTTCAATTTCAATTCGGACGCAAAAGCTACTTCGACCTCTCCGGTGACCGCCTGGAATTTTACGCGACACTGCGCGAAGTGAATCCGAGTCCGCACATGTTTTATTTGAAGTTCGGCGAAAGACCTGTCGGTCGAAGCTCGAAGAGCGAAGTCCGAGAATTGATTGGCAGCTCACCGGAGCTCATCGTCCGCGTCGAAAACGGTAAGGTGGAAAATTATCCGCTCGCCGGCACGCGGAAAATTACGGGTGACAAAAAAATCGACGCTGCACTCGGACGCGAACTTTTGAGCGATGCGAAAGAACGCGCCGAACACCTCATGCTCGTCGACCTCGGGAGAAATGATGTCGGACGCGTCAGTGAGTTCGGCAGCGTCAAGGTGCCGAAATTTATGCAGCTGAAAAAGTTTTCGCATGTCCAGCACATCGGCAGCGAAATCGTCGGAAAATTAAGAAAGGGCTTGACGGCTTTCGACGCGCTCGCGACGAATACACCCGTCGGCACGGTCAGCGGTGCGCCGAAGATCGAGACGATGAAAATTATCGAGCGACTCGAAAAAGATCCGCGCGGACCCTACGCGGGTGCAGTCGGATTTTTCAGTCTGACGGGCGACTGCGTCTTCGCGGCGAACCTGCGAAGTCTCTTCGCCGCCGGCAAAAAAGCGACTGTCCAAGCTTCGGCAGGCATCGTCGCCGACTCCGTGCCGCGCCACGAATTTGGCGAAGTCGAGAAAAAAGTTCGCGGCGTAATTACGGCGCTCGAAAAAGCGAGCCAACGAGGCTAA
- the hisF gene encoding imidazole glycerol phosphate synthase subunit HisF, translating to MLTKRIIPCLDVDRGRVVKGVEFVNLRDAGDPVALAKFYDGESADELCFLDITASSDSRETVFEMIAQVASQVFIPFAVGGGVRSVADAKKILAAGADKIAINSAAVANPNLIAEIAEAIGSQNLILAIDSKKVGEEFAVFTHGGRRNSGLRVVEWARRGEKMGAGEILLTSMDADGTKNGFDIPLTRAVSDALKIPVIASGGAGRAEHFLEVFQKTSADAALAASIFHFKETSIVAIKDFLAENGIPVRITA from the coding sequence GTGCTCACCAAACGCATCATCCCGTGTCTCGATGTCGATCGAGGTCGCGTCGTCAAAGGCGTCGAATTCGTAAATCTCCGCGATGCGGGCGATCCGGTCGCACTCGCGAAATTTTACGACGGCGAGTCGGCGGACGAGCTTTGCTTCCTCGACATCACCGCTTCCTCGGATTCGCGCGAGACAGTTTTCGAAATGATTGCCCAAGTCGCGAGCCAAGTTTTCATCCCGTTCGCGGTGGGTGGCGGTGTGCGCTCGGTCGCGGATGCGAAAAAAATTCTCGCCGCAGGAGCGGACAAAATCGCGATCAATTCTGCTGCGGTCGCCAATCCCAATTTGATTGCTGAAATCGCTGAGGCGATTGGTTCGCAGAATTTGATTCTCGCAATCGACTCCAAAAAAGTTGGCGAAGAGTTCGCCGTCTTCACGCACGGTGGTCGCCGCAATTCCGGACTCAGAGTGGTCGAGTGGGCGCGTCGCGGTGAAAAAATGGGCGCGGGTGAAATCCTGCTGACCTCGATGGACGCGGACGGCACGAAAAATGGTTTCGACATTCCACTCACGCGTGCCGTTTCCGACGCGCTCAAAATTCCAGTCATCGCGAGTGGCGGAGCCGGACGCGCCGAGCACTTCCTCGAAGTCTTTCAAAAAACTTCGGCGGACGCGGCACTCGCGGCTTCGATTTTTCACTTCAAAGAAACCTCGATTGTTGCGATCAAAGATTTCCTCGCGGAAAATGGAATTCCAGTTAGAATTACAGCATGA
- the hisI gene encoding phosphoribosyl-AMP cyclohydrolase produces the protein MNALKLDFAKMGGLIPAVVQDIETGEILMLAFQNQEAFDQTVATKEAHFFSRSRQKLWKKGETSGNVLRVVGVLADCDDDSIIIKVAHDANLKVCHTGARSCFFKKVL, from the coding sequence ATGAATGCACTGAAACTCGACTTCGCAAAAATGGGTGGACTGATCCCGGCGGTTGTGCAGGACATCGAAACCGGCGAAATCTTGATGCTCGCTTTTCAAAATCAGGAAGCTTTCGACCAAACAGTCGCGACGAAAGAAGCGCATTTTTTCTCACGCTCACGCCAGAAGCTTTGGAAGAAAGGCGAGACGAGTGGCAATGTTTTGCGAGTGGTTGGAGTGCTCGCTGATTGCGACGACGATTCGATTATTATCAAGGTTGCGCACGATGCCAATTTGAAAGTTTGTCACACTGGTGCACGCAGCTGTTTCTTTAAAAAAGTTTTGTGA
- a CDS encoding ribose-phosphate pyrophosphokinase, which yields MKSDLKFLKIFSTSSAVSLGDEICRRAGVPPGKLTSKKFACGERYVQIGESVRGCNCFVISTATHNVDEDLMELFLTIDALKRSLAKYIHVVIPHFGYARQDRIADPREPISAKLVANLIETAGAKHVITLDLHSDQAQAFFEKPVDNLTAQKLFLDYFAKKQIKNAVIVSPDAGGAKKAEKFARLLGADLAILHKSRPAHNRAEIQKVVGDVGGKVAILFDDMVDTAGSVAAAAEVLRKNGAKKVFLAATHAVLSGEAKTKLEQAKFEEIVFTDSIPQNFGKLKNVKILSITDLLAKTIVGIHTGRSVSKLWEAHKN from the coding sequence ATGAAATCAGACCTCAAATTTCTCAAAATTTTTTCCACCAGCTCCGCAGTGAGTTTGGGTGATGAGATTTGTCGCAGGGCTGGCGTTCCGCCCGGAAAACTGACGAGTAAAAAATTCGCCTGCGGCGAGCGCTATGTCCAGATCGGTGAATCCGTGCGCGGCTGCAATTGTTTCGTCATCTCGACGGCGACGCATAATGTCGATGAAGATTTGATGGAATTGTTTTTGACGATTGACGCACTGAAGCGCAGCCTCGCGAAATACATCCATGTCGTGATTCCGCACTTCGGCTACGCCCGCCAGGATCGCATCGCTGACCCGCGCGAGCCGATCTCGGCGAAGCTCGTGGCAAATCTGATCGAGACCGCTGGTGCGAAGCATGTCATCACGCTCGACCTGCACTCCGACCAAGCGCAAGCCTTCTTCGAGAAACCCGTCGACAATCTCACCGCGCAAAAACTTTTCTTGGATTATTTCGCCAAGAAGCAAATAAAAAATGCAGTCATAGTCTCACCGGATGCTGGTGGCGCGAAGAAAGCTGAGAAATTCGCGCGCCTGCTCGGCGCTGATCTCGCGATCCTGCACAAGTCCCGCCCCGCGCACAATCGCGCCGAGATTCAAAAAGTCGTCGGCGATGTCGGAGGTAAAGTCGCGATTCTCTTCGACGACATGGTCGACACTGCTGGATCAGTCGCCGCCGCCGCGGAAGTTTTGAGAAAAAATGGCGCGAAAAAAGTCTTCCTTGCCGCGACGCACGCCGTCCTTTCGGGCGAAGCCAAAACGAAATTGGAGCAAGCGAAATTTGAGGAAATTGTTTTCACCGATTCGATCCCGCAGAATTTCGGCAAATTGAAAAATGTGAAAATTCTCTCCATCACCGATTTACTCGCGAAAACAATCGTCGGCATTCACACCGGCCGCTCCGTCTCCAAGCTCTGGGAAGCGCACAAAAACTAA
- a CDS encoding pilin — MSTRIKALMLSLTIGLTSLLGVATLTTVTAPSAAADNIDATCTDWQRQQGLCTAGLRQLIKTIINWFLFFLGFIATIFLIYGGFLYITAGVSDDNIGKAKKIITYAVIGIIVILIAAVLVNALLNMIAGGIDNPV; from the coding sequence ATGTCCACCCGCATCAAAGCTCTCATGCTTAGCCTCACCATCGGACTCACCTCCCTCTTGGGCGTTGCGACTTTGACGACAGTCACCGCTCCGAGTGCTGCAGCTGATAACATAGATGCGACTTGCACCGACTGGCAACGGCAGCAAGGTCTTTGTACCGCCGGTTTACGACAGCTAATTAAAACAATAATAAATTGGTTTCTGTTTTTCCTTGGGTTCATCGCCACGATTTTCTTGATTTACGGCGGCTTTCTTTATATCACTGCTGGCGTCAGCGATGATAACATCGGCAAAGCAAAGAAAATTATCACCTACGCTGTAATCGGCATTATCGTCATCCTCATCGCCGCTGTCCTCGTCAATGCCCTGCTCAATATGATTGCAGGCGGCATCGACAATCCGGTGTGA
- a CDS encoding Bax inhibitor-1 family protein has translation MIQLSHTATRTVGSSTFFARTMGYFALALAACAGGVLAGIYLIPTTLITNTGFMFAMFALTLILVFTAKQWSRASFGYLFLILFAAILGITLVPLLVAAALAAGVLILVKALVATVAMFAGLALFGAMTKRDLTGLGGFLMASLIGMLVVSLLTFILSFFGISVWNDGIELIFSGFGVLIFAGFTAYDFQKIKKLEGTISPIQAAISLFLDFILLFEYILRFMTALSRR, from the coding sequence ATGATTCAGCTCTCTCACACCGCGACACGAACTGTCGGTTCGTCTACTTTTTTTGCGCGCACGATGGGCTACTTCGCGCTCGCACTCGCAGCCTGCGCTGGCGGAGTGCTTGCCGGAATATATTTAATCCCGACGACACTCATCACGAATACCGGATTTATGTTCGCGATGTTCGCCCTCACCTTGATTTTGGTTTTCACCGCGAAGCAGTGGAGTCGCGCTAGCTTCGGTTATTTGTTTTTAATTTTGTTCGCCGCGATCCTCGGAATCACGCTCGTCCCGCTCCTGGTCGCCGCCGCACTTGCGGCGGGAGTTTTGATTTTGGTAAAAGCCCTCGTCGCGACCGTCGCGATGTTTGCCGGATTGGCGCTTTTCGGCGCGATGACCAAACGCGACTTGACCGGACTTGGTGGCTTTTTGATGGCAAGTTTGATTGGCATGCTCGTCGTCTCACTGCTCACTTTTATTTTGAGTTTTTTCGGAATTTCCGTTTGGAACGATGGAATTGAATTGATTTTTTCCGGTTTTGGTGTTTTGATTTTTGCCGGTTTTACGGCTTACGACTTCCAAAAAATCAAAAAGCTCGAAGGAACTATTTCGCCAATTCAAGCCGCAATCTCGCTATTTCTCGATTTCATTTTACTTTTCGAATACATCCTGCGCTTCATGACTGCGCTCTCGCGCCGTTGA
- the ftsA gene encoding cell division protein FtsA, which translates to MAKDNIVVGLDIGSSKIRTVIANIDERDVLPNVIGAGVSPSAGLRKGVIVDVNETISAITASLEDAERMSGSPIHHAVIAVGGAHLAAINSRGVIAVPHGGEISAGDVERVLEAAQAVNIQANRQILRVIPQNYTIDDQTGIRNPLGMKGVRLEVEAHIITGLAPALKNLENAVHQSGVDVDDFIPAPLAAAEAVLSKRQKELGVVAIDIGSSSTGISVYEEGVVIASFVLPVGGDSVTNDIAIGLRTSVDAAEKLKIEYGTAKPADVSDRETIDLATISKADSQVVERRQLAEIIYARYHEILSMVNEKLALIERDGQLPAGAVITGGGAKIPELIELARETLSLPVQIGFPTAIDGIVDKIDDPAYATAVGLVIFGSRGSSRSYSLSNVDFGKTFDGVKNFFKKLLP; encoded by the coding sequence TTGGCAAAAGATAACATCGTCGTCGGTCTCGACATCGGCAGTAGCAAGATTCGCACAGTCATTGCGAACATTGACGAACGGGATGTTTTGCCAAATGTCATCGGCGCGGGTGTCTCGCCCTCGGCAGGATTACGCAAGGGCGTGATTGTCGATGTGAATGAAACCATCTCGGCGATTACGGCATCGCTCGAAGACGCGGAACGCATGAGCGGTTCGCCGATTCACCATGCAGTGATCGCAGTCGGTGGTGCGCATCTCGCAGCGATCAATTCGCGTGGGGTGATCGCGGTTCCGCACGGTGGGGAAATCTCCGCGGGTGATGTCGAGCGCGTGCTCGAGGCGGCGCAGGCGGTCAATATCCAAGCCAACCGTCAGATTCTGCGTGTCATTCCGCAAAATTATACGATTGACGATCAGACCGGCATTCGCAATCCACTCGGGATGAAGGGCGTTCGACTCGAAGTCGAGGCGCACATCATCACTGGTCTCGCGCCCGCTTTGAAAAACCTCGAAAACGCCGTCCACCAATCGGGCGTGGATGTCGACGATTTCATTCCGGCGCCGCTCGCGGCTGCCGAGGCGGTTCTTTCCAAACGCCAAAAAGAACTCGGCGTAGTCGCGATCGACATTGGCTCGAGCTCGACAGGAATTTCCGTCTACGAAGAAGGTGTCGTCATCGCGAGCTTCGTGCTGCCGGTCGGCGGCGATAGCGTCACCAATGACATCGCGATCGGTCTCAGGACCAGCGTCGATGCGGCGGAGAAATTAAAAATCGAATACGGCACGGCGAAACCCGCGGATGTTTCTGACCGCGAGACGATCGATCTCGCTACGATTTCCAAGGCGGACTCGCAGGTCGTCGAACGCCGCCAACTCGCCGAAATCATTTACGCGCGTTATCACGAGATTCTCTCGATGGTGAATGAAAAATTGGCACTGATTGAGCGCGACGGACAGCTCCCGGCGGGCGCAGTCATCACGGGTGGTGGCGCGAAAATTCCCGAGCTGATTGAGCTGGCGCGCGAGACGCTTTCACTACCGGTTCAAATTGGTTTTCCGACAGCGATTGACGGCATCGTCGACAAGATTGACGACCCAGCGTACGCGACTGCAGTCGGACTCGTGATTTTCGGTTCGCGCGGTTCGTCGCGTAGCTACTCACTTTCCAATGTGGACTTCGGCAAGACTTTTGACGGAGTAAAAAATTTCTTCAAGAAACTCCTGCCGTAA